The sequence CCGTGCTGCGCGTATAGTCGCTGCGGAACAGGGTGAAATGGTTCAGGTCGGCCAGATCGGCCAGGGTGGTGCCGTCCGCGAGGGAGGCCACCGGTTGGGCGATGGTGCGCACCTGCACGTCTTGTTGCGTGGGGGCTAACGAGGCCACGGCAAACGCCGCCCCACCGCCTGTGAGCAGCATGGCTGCCAGGCCGGAGGTGACGCGCTTGGGGTGGGTTTGCACCAGAAGAGCCAGCCGTGCAAGCAAAGCATTGCCAGCTGTGATCAAGCGGTCTTTCAAAACGATGTCCCTAGGGTCTGTGCACAGCCACCACCAAGCGCCAACTGGCGTGGGCATTAGCTGTGCGGGGATGTCGGACAGCAGCCATATGGCGGAGTAGAAATGGGATGCCTACTAGAATCCGCCACTGCAACCGAGCCCGGAGTATAGCGGGCGTCTCCTCTATAGCATCGAAGAAAACCCTTATGAATCAAGATAGTGTGAAAAAATATCCGATGACGGAAGCGGTAGAGCGAGCGCTGGAAGTGACGTTGCGTGGTGTCGATGAGCTGCTGCCCAAGGAAGACTGGGTGCAGAAGCTGGCCAAGTCCGAAGCCACGGGCGTGCCGCTGCGCATCAAACTGGGGCTGGACCCCACGGCGCCCGACATCCACCTGGGTCACACCGTGGTGCTCAACAAAATGCGCCAGCTGCAGGACCTGGGCCACCAGGTGATTTTCCTGATCGGCGACTTCACCACGCTGATTGGCGACCCATCGGGCCGCAACAGCACCCGCCCGCCCCTGACTGCCGAGCAGATCAAGGCCAACGCCGAAACCTATTACACCCAGGCCGCCAAGGTGCTGGACCCGGCCAAGACCGAGGTGCGCTACAACAGCGAATGGTGTGACCAGCTGGGTGCGCGCGGCATGATTCAGCTGTCGGCCAAGTACACCGTGGCCCGCATGATGGAGCGCAACGACTTCCATACGCGTTTCACCGACGGCAGCTCCATCAGCCTGCACGAATTCCTCTACCCGCTGCTGCAGGGCTATGACTCCGTGGCGCTGAAGGCCGACCTGGAAATGGGCGGCACCGACCAGAAATTCAATCTGATGATGGGCCGCCATCTGCAGGCCGAATATGGTCAGGAGTCGCAGTGCGTGCTCACCATGCCGCTGCTGGTGGGCCTGGACGGTGTGCACAAAATGTCCAAGTCCAAGAACAACTACATCGGCATCACCGAAGACGCCAACACCATGTTTGCCAAGGTGCTGTCGATTTCGGACGAGCTGATGTGGGACTGGTACACCTTGCTGTCCTTCCAGAGCCTGGAACATATTGCCCAGCTCAAGGCCGACATCGCGGCCGGTGGCAATCCCAAGCATGCCAAGGTGGCCCTGGCCAAGGAAATCACCACCCGCTTTCACAGCGCGGCGGCGGCCGATGCGGCCGAGCAGGACTTCATCAACCGCTCCAAGGGCGGTATCCCCGATGACATCCCCGAAGTGAGCCTGTCCGGCGCGCCCATGGGCATTGGCGCGCTGGTCAAGCAGGCCAATTTGGCGGCGTCGACTGGTGAGGCCAACCGCCTCATCGATGGTGGCGGCGTGCGTGTGGATGGCAATGTGGTCAGCGACCGCGGCCTGAAGCTGGAGGCCGGAACCTTTGTGCTGCAAGTGGGCAAGCGCAAGTTTGCCCGCGTGACGCTGGCTTAAGCCGTTTCACGGAGTGTCGAGGGAGCTGCGCCGCTATCTTGACGCACGGGTGGGCGTGCAGCGAAGTCCAGCGGCTTCGGTGGGTGAGCCGTTTAGAGGCGCCCATACGGCACTTGATGCTTTGTTGCGCTCCCTGGCCGTATGCAGATGCTGCCTGCGGGCGCGCGCCGCGCCTGAAGTCCCGTCTGGGCGTTGTGCGGGAGAGGGCTCTGGGGCCGAAGGGCTGCTTAGGCCCGCTCCGGCGGACATCCAGATACTTTGCAGCAGAGCTTCTCGCTAAGCCGACACCGTGCCCATGGCTTGGCGCGTGTCCTCGGCCTGCTGCTGCAGCCAGTCGGAAAAAGCCTGCACCTCCGGGCGCTGGGCGCTGCGCGGGCCGGTCAGCAGCCAGTAGGCCAGGGGGGAGTCCAGGCGCTGCTGCGGAAAGACTTCTACCAGCCGGCCATCGCGCAAGGCTTCGGCCACCAGGGGCAGCCGGGTCAGGGCCAGGCCCTGGCCGGCCAGGGCGGCCTGCACAATCTGGTGGGCATAGCGCAGATACACCCAGCGGCGGGGCTGCAGGGCGGCGCAATCCTGGTCGCGCAGCCAGCGGTGCCAGCTCAGCCACTGCAGATGGGGGTGCTGGTCAGCATCGGTGGCTTCAATCAGGCTCCAGTCGACCAGGTCTTGCGGTTGGCGCGGTGCGCTGGCGGATTGCAGCAGCCAGGGGCTGGCGACCACCGCCAGTTGCTCGCCAAACAATGCCGTGGCGCTGCGCAGTGCGGCCGTGGGGCGGCTGTAGCGTATGGCCAGGTCCACATCGGTGGTTTCCAAATCCACCAGGCTGTCGGTGGTGTCCACGCGAATGTCGATATCCGGGTGCTGGCGTTGAAAGTCTTCCAGCCGGGGGATCAGCCACATGGCCGCAAAGCTGGCCCAGGTGGTGATGGACACGCTTTTGCGGCCGGCGTTCTGGCGCACATTGCGCACGGCGGTATCTATGCGCTCCACCGCCGGGGTCCAGGCCCGCAGCAACTGGGCGCCGGCACTGGTCAGCTCCACGGCGCGGGTGTGACGCAGAAACAAGGACAGGCCCACCTCATCTTCCAGCCCCTGGATTTGCCGGCTTACGGCCGATTGGGTCAGGGACAGCTCCTCCGCCGCCGCTCGGAAGTTCAGATGCCGGGCCACGGCCAGAAAGGCGCGCACATGGCCGATGGCAATCGGGCGCGTGCGCAGGGGCAGAGAAGGGCTGGCAGAAGGAACGAGAGGCATGCTGGAAGAGCCAGGGGCGAGAAAGACGGCCATGTTACGCACAGCCTGCCGGGACGCCAACCCGGCAGTGTGCTGTGTCGTTCCCAATGGAGGGCGACAGATACCTGTGGGCGGCGGATAATTCCCCGCTTTGGCATGCAGCGCCCGTCTTGGCAGGGGCTGTGCCTTCACACCATCCCATTTCCATCGATATGACCGTGCAACTCGACCTCATCATCATGGCCGCCGGCAAAGGCACGCGCATGAAAAGCCGCTACCCCAAGGTATTGCAAAAGCTGGCGGGGCGCGCGCTGCTTTCGCATGTGCTGGACCAGGCTGCGCAGTTGCAGGCCCGCTCAGCCGTAGTGGTGACGGGGCATGGTGCTGCACAAGTGGAAGCAGCCATCGCAGGCGCACAAAGCGCTGCATCCGGTTTTGACCTGAAGTTTGTGCGCCAGGAGCCCCAACTGGGTACCGGCCACGCCGTGCAGCAGGCCGTGCCCGCTCTGGCCGGTGAT comes from Comamonas sp. GB3 AK4-5 and encodes:
- the tyrS gene encoding tyrosine--tRNA ligase, whose protein sequence is MNQDSVKKYPMTEAVERALEVTLRGVDELLPKEDWVQKLAKSEATGVPLRIKLGLDPTAPDIHLGHTVVLNKMRQLQDLGHQVIFLIGDFTTLIGDPSGRNSTRPPLTAEQIKANAETYYTQAAKVLDPAKTEVRYNSEWCDQLGARGMIQLSAKYTVARMMERNDFHTRFTDGSSISLHEFLYPLLQGYDSVALKADLEMGGTDQKFNLMMGRHLQAEYGQESQCVLTMPLLVGLDGVHKMSKSKNNYIGITEDANTMFAKVLSISDELMWDWYTLLSFQSLEHIAQLKADIAAGGNPKHAKVALAKEITTRFHSAAAADAAEQDFINRSKGGIPDDIPEVSLSGAPMGIGALVKQANLAASTGEANRLIDGGGVRVDGNVVSDRGLKLEAGTFVLQVGKRKFARVTLA
- a CDS encoding LysR substrate-binding domain-containing protein, coding for MPLVPSASPSLPLRTRPIAIGHVRAFLAVARHLNFRAAAEELSLTQSAVSRQIQGLEDEVGLSLFLRHTRAVELTSAGAQLLRAWTPAVERIDTAVRNVRQNAGRKSVSITTWASFAAMWLIPRLEDFQRQHPDIDIRVDTTDSLVDLETTDVDLAIRYSRPTAALRSATALFGEQLAVVASPWLLQSASAPRQPQDLVDWSLIEATDADQHPHLQWLSWHRWLRDQDCAALQPRRWVYLRYAHQIVQAALAGQGLALTRLPLVAEALRDGRLVEVFPQQRLDSPLAYWLLTGPRSAQRPEVQAFSDWLQQQAEDTRQAMGTVSA